The DNA sequence aacgcacagtgacttgaacaAGTAACTGTAATGAGATTACTGGTTTGGAATTATTAACGCGTTACATTACTCATtatgaaaaaagtggtcagactAGAGTCTTTTTTTAACGGGGGTCCGGGCATTTCTCCCCCGGGACATTTTGAAAACTgggctgttaaagatgcaattaCAGCGTAGcttgagaaggaaaggaaggccaATCGTTGAAgtcttcatcatcatattttgatcacaaataaagctaatGTTCCCCCACTATAGGCCCACTGAGTGATGTTTACATTAAAGATATTATAGCCTGTAATAAGACCTGTGCTGTGTGCACAGGCTATTAGAGCAGGTAGAAGATCCCCCCTTATCATTTCTTCACTTCATTGTATATCTGCATCGGGCCTACACGAGGCTTTGTAGGtattaagagaaaaacatcatcatttaacAGAGTCGACACACTCAGACTAAACACACCACCTCTATTCAGTGTTTCAGAACCTGAGCTGATGGAAGAATCAACAGGGGCTGGAGGAGATGATGTCTCACTCTCCACGTCTTCTAGCTCTGGCTGTGACTTTATGTTTCCTCTGTATATCCATAATAACTAACTACAATAAATGCTGCAGTGGTACTAAACAGCAGGCTAACAGACGGCATTATTCTGACTCTCCACCTTGGTCACATTGTTCCATTTGTGTCTGCTGGACGTTTGATATGCAACCACATAAAAACCTCTGGGGCTGTTTTCATCATGAGgaaattatatttgatttttacatttcttttaagaCAGAGATCCGAGGCTACTGGCTCGAGTGCCCAGGTCTAACAAACGCAGCTGTGACATCTTCACACGGTTCAACACAGAAGTTTTTACAGTGTAGTCTGATGTCTGAGGAACTTTTTgtggttcaaaatgaaagattttAAGATGGCCAAAATTTTATCAACCCCCATGTTTTTGTCTTCGTCAGGTTGCGTGAGCAAACATGGTGTTGATAAAGTTCTGAAGtggttctgctgctgaggaggaacAGCACACcacagcatcatcagcatcGACAAGAACAATCCATGTGATGAGTGTGAGACAGAAACTATGACTCAACACACACGGTGCactgtttcatgtttatttgtatgaatgttgtcatgttgtaagtctgtttcagtgtctgtcctcctcgtCCCTTCAGTCCAGACTCGCCGCCCCCAGAACCTGAGCTCCTCTCCTGGACACCAAGTCCGACTGATGAGCCCTGAACGCCCGGAGACGAGCCTCCGGACTCCTGAAGGTGTCCAGAGCAGGAGgaacctgaggaggaggaggagagaggaggagagaggaggagagaggaggaggctttGGAGACTTGGAGACCTTTTAgagcttttattctgaaaatacTGAGACAGGAAATATATcgcaaaaacataaacaagaaGCTAAAAGAGGCTAAATCGCTCCACGGATCTGCAGAGACGGAGACACTTTACATCACACACTCATATGATTCACTGTTTctacacattatttattaatgcagctttaaagtcaCTGTCGAGTTAACCAGCAGGTTTGTCCCTTTAACACACAGACCAGGTGTTTGTACCTGTGAGAACTGAGGCAGTCTGAACGGAGTGTGTGTGACGGGCAGGGGGCGGCTCCTCCTCAACAGGCTGGTTCTGGTGTCAGGAATACAGCCTGGTTtgacctgaacacacacagtgtgcaaAACGTGAGTTTGTGTCcaacaacattaacacacacacacacacacacacacacacacacacacacacacacacacagcttcactcCCTCTGTCTCACCCTCTGCAGCTGGCTGtggttgctggttcgattcctgCTCAGCTGTTCGTCGATCCAGTGGTGAGCGTACTGATGAGAGAGGAGGTCTGCCAGCGGAGACCCTGGCCTGTTTGAGAGATCAATTCATGTGTTATTAATCACCATCaaacaataattaataatcaataatctgCTCTGTGCATGTGCCTCTCACCTGGTTGTGACTCCAAACGTGATGTCAGGCACTGCTGGCCTCCGTGAAGCCCCGCCCTCCTGTCTCCTGGGGGCGGGCATTTGGCTCTTGGCCCTGCCCCTCTGTGCCCGGTATTGACTCAGTTCTTTGGACGTGACGAGACCGGACCGGACCGCATCCCGGTTCAGAGACACAAAGTCCGGAGGAACGGACTGAGCAGAGTCTCCACGTCTAGACTGAACGCTCCAACTGGACAGAACTAACACCCACAGCACAGATATAGATCAGGAACTACATCTCCCAGCATCCTTCACTGCTCTTAGCTTTGTGCTAACCTTGTAGCTGCTGAACGACCGGCTCAGAGACTGTGTACTGTGAATGAGCACATTGTTAGCATCATCGCTAACTGTAGCAATCGTCTGTAGTGTGACGTAAGAAAACCCTGAACATTATCATCACATGGATTAGAGGCCTGGAGCAGTGACAGGTCAgatcatttattgatttatggATTGTTGTCAGGATGACCTGATCCAGACCTGATCCAGACCTGATCCAGACCGGATCCAGACCTGATCCAGACCAGatccaacaaaccaacagatcAGCTGAAGAAAACtattaaactgaaaaacacacgagactcacacacaaacacacacatgccagattagtgtgtgtgtgtgtgtgtgtgtgtgtgtgtgtgtgtgtgtgtgtgtgtgtgagtgagtgagtgacagcgGTGATTGTTGCCTGAAGGCATGTTTCCATCATGCCaacacactgtgacagctgACCGCTGCTACacctcactcacactcacacacacacgcacacgcacacacacacacacacacacacacacacacacaccatcatgtTATTGATGTGTTCATTAGTGAACAATGTGTCATCAACatgtagctaatgttagcagtcTGCTGCTGACTCTCAGTATTTGTATTAGTAAAGTGTGGTATTAGGGTTAGTattcacaaacatcacatgctAATGCTACATGCTAATGCTATAGTGGGCAGGGCTTACCCTCGGCCACGCCCCCATCGCttaagctgctgctggttcCGAAAGTGAAATCTGGACCAGGACCGAGTAGACCTCTGGACCGGGTTTGACCCAACGGAGCCTACAGGAGGGACAAATGgtgtggtgcgttcagggacCTCAGCTGTCACAAGCAATATCTGCACACGGTGATGATGTCGCTGTGTCTGTGGCGACCGGGCCtgaacacagctggaggacatTAAATGATCTTTATTTCCATAAAGACGACAGAGATCAGGGTATTTACTGAACGGGAGGGAAGAATGAAAGTTCAAGTTTAAATCTTCATCAACCTGATCAGAACAACAGCTCAACAGAATGTGGACCACGAGCTCCTCTGTTTGGATTTCAATCACTTCTTGTTTCTCGATgattctctttgtgtttcattttgttatttgtcaCAAAAATCAGGACAGAATTTAGATTCAAAGTCCTCACAGGTTCATCTGAGGCCCCGAACCCTCAGACCCACAGCACGGAGACAGGACGGGCCCGGGCCCTCGTCTCTGTCCTGGACTCTGTTCGGACCGTCTGACAGCTGAAGCAGCTCCTCACAGTCTGAgtctctgctgccacctgctggtcatcagGAGCTGTTACACCCAGGATGATGTCACaacctgtgtgatgtcatcactcaCTGCTGGTTAAACAAAGTGATGGATGAGGTGAGATCTTCAccctgtagtgtgtgtgtgcgcgcgcgtgtgtgtgcgtgcgcgcgcgcagGGTATCGTTCACCTTGATCAGCAGCGGATTGGTCAGCATGGAGTTTCTGATCACGCCCACTCGTGGTGATGACATATTTCCTGTGACTGAAGAAGATGAATGTGTAAATATACTGCGGCCGGTACACGTAGTACTAATACTGCTGCCGATACACGTGGTACTAATACTGCGGCCGGTACACGTAGTACTAATACTGCTGCCGATACACGTAGTACTAATACTGCGGCCGGTACACGTAGTACTAATACTGCTGCCGATACACGTGGTACTAATACTGCGGCCGGTACACGTAGTACTAATACTGCTGCCGATACACGTGGTACTAATACTGCGGCCGGTACACGTAGTACTAATACTGCTGCCGATACACGTAGTACTAATACTGCGGCCGGTACACGTAGTACTAATACTGCTGCCGATACACGTAGTACTAATACTGCGGCTGATAAACAGGTGTTAATCGATCACTCGCAGGTCAAACCGATCAGCTCATCTCACCTGTGTTTACGTGTCCTCCGGTGCTACGTTGCTATGGAAACAGGACGCTAAACTGCGGCAGGAACCGGAAGTCTTCggatattttttaaagaagtttcagacttaaaaaataacacactgacacatgacGTCACTGCCGTGTGGACGGACCCACTGACAGGTTTTTGTTGTGGCAGTTGGACTGATGACGTGTTTACAGTTAAACAGAGCGGAGGGATGAGAAGCTGCTGCATTCATGGACTATGGCGAAAAACAGGAACTTTGATAGAGTGAAAATTAGAAGTTAAAAAAGGAACAGTTTCCTGTGTTGTGGGACAAAATGATCAATATCttttaaagacaaaattaaTCGTTACTTACCTAAAAAGATTTTGTAGGAAAATAGACAACAAACGTTTTTCAAGATGAGAAAGTTAAAATTGAAGACAGACTTGTTGGTTGTAATCAGTTGAGTTTATTTCCAGAGGACTTTCCTTGAACTAAAAGCTACTTATAAACCAGATAAATTAACTACTTTCCGCCCAGTTATACCTCAGCTCCGTCGCACAGAATCTTCGAGTAAACCTGAACGCAGCACGTCTCTTGCGTCACCAAGGCGTCAATCTCAGTTTGACAAAGATCGTTTGTTGAAAACATGATTTCCTCTACTATTAAAGCAGAAGTAGAAACTTAACCATAGCAACCGATCAGGTGAAACAATTATCCTGTTCAGCACTTCTTCGTCCTGTTTATATTCTGATGTCAATAAAGTTCttattttacaaatgtgttttttgttttttgacctTATTCTCTTCAGCCTCACCAGTTTTTTGGAAACCCGTTCAGAGTGAGACGTCTGTGCTCcgagctcctctctgctgtagCACGGTCTGTTAGCAGGCAGCAGCTCTCATGTCTCCGCGGTCTCCGCGGCTCCTCGGCTCAAACTGTCCCGCTCTCTGACAGCCTGTCCTCGGTGTCTCTTTCCCCGGACGGCCGAGATGCTCCGGTTCTGGTTCGAAGTGGCGGTCGTCCTCTGGCTCGTCCCCGGGTGCGTGGGAGCTGCTGCCCGCCTGTACACGGAGGAGGACCCGCTGGTGatcctgagcagcagcagcctgaagtCCACCGTCAGTAACTCGTCCTCGGCCTGGCTGGTCCAGTTCTTCTCCTCCTGGTGTGGACACTGCATCCAGTACTCCAGCACATGGAAGGCTCTGGCCCAGGACGTCAAAGGTACCGCCGCAAACACACTCGGTTTGGTTCCTTTGTAAACAGGAACGCCAGACCCCATTCAAAATATGCTGTTTACTTAATTCATGGTCCATCGGTATACCAGTGATCAATGTTTAACTAGCACTCGTTGTGTTTTCTGGttctttcttatcttttttttaattcggCATCAATACAATCCAAAAATCAACAGGTGATTACAGTAAAACCTAAACTCTACCTCGTGCGACTCAACCATATGCTGAAtctatttgtttgtgtgaagcGACTGAAGATGAACAGCTCTTTAAATCAAGTTTGGAGCGGACAGACCAGCTATCAGCACACTGTTACAGAGAAGGCTCATTAACTACTTGCCTGACTGAACAGTGATACTACAGTATGAGCTAACTGAATATCTGTTAGCTCAAACTAGCTGTGTTGATAACAGTCAGATGATCAGACTCACTGTCATCATGTTCAGCAGGCTAACACACCGTCATCACTGTTAGCGACAGTTAGCTTGATTAAGCTAACAGGTGGTTGTAGTCATAGACatataatgtttattattattattattattattattattattattattattattattattattattatatatctATGGTTGTAGTGACCCAGTACTGAAATCGTTTCCAGGCAACAGACGGGGGACACCTGAGGTCTGTCACGTCTCAGACCTGCTCCAGGAAGTCCAGGACTGTTCCAGGAACCAGAATCAGACACGAGTCATgcaataataatttgttttcaaGTTAGAGCTTCAGTtaagttagctctgttagcccAGTTAGCTAAGAGCAGAGACCTATGAAGCAAACTGTGAATCATCATTGAATTTTTCCAGTCAGCTCATATTGATCCTGATCACAGCTGAAGGCAGCCTCTGTGCTGTGATGGTGATCTGTGTCACTTCCTTATTTTATAATAAAGTTTACTTCTGTCAGGGTTGAGCTGCTCAAGtgtctgtgacatcatcactgagctatatttcatattatttcaagttaaattgtgtaaaatgtaaaaattataGAAAACACTTTTGATCTATGTgtcttagcatgctaaccagctagcctgtcCTTTTTCATAATACCACTCCATGCTCCCAGTCCGcgctgctagctgcatggctaactgagctagctagcaCACAACATCtccagttggcagcagttagcagttggTCCCTGTGTGGGGATGTCAGCTCTTCTTTGTAAACCTTCAGCATGGCAGAGAGgtcagtgtgaaaacagacCAGAACTGAACTGTGTCAGTAAAACAACGATGACGAGAACTGATGATCagttattgatatttattatcCTGATATATCATGGTTGTCTCGAATCGTCCATTGATCAGTAAAATGTGAGAACATAGAGGAAATGTTCTTCACATTAAACATCGAAGGGAAGGAAACTCAGTCCTGTTCTGCAGAGACAGATCTGTTGAGACTTCATGATTTCGTTATTTAATGAGCTAAATGTGATTTGAGAGGCTaaagactcaaacacacacacacacactcacacagaacaACCTGTGGGAATCAGTCTGCTGTCTTCAGCCTCCGTCTGCCTCCAACTCTCTGGGGAATAATTCAACTGGAGACCAGCTgcctctaacacacacacacacacacacacacacacacacacacacacacgcaggcagacAGACTTGTTCTTTATGTGGACCTGCTGTCGGAGTCAAAGGACATCTGAGACACAAAGAGCCTGACCCCCCTGAGACAGACAGCTTGGacatgcacgcgcgcacacacacacacacacacacacacacacacacacaaactgattcACAGTcaattgtttgtttacatgtttgtttgtctcaaGCTTGTTAACTTGTCAGACTGTAGAGACAGACGGTTGGCTCATATTGATCCATCACTGATGTatcagttagctcagttggaAATTGTCTTTGATAGTGACCAGTAATCAATAATGATGTGATGAGCGCTgcaatgtgtctctgtgtgtgatctCAGTCCTCTGATTGGACTGGACGGGTCATAAGAACTATGGTTGTGATTAACAGGAGATGGGCTGTGGGTGATCAGGAACATATTGATAACAGatcctgcagcagaaacatgaagTGTCTCCACCTTTAAACAGACAAGTTGTCTGTGTGGGCGGTGccccatagacataatatacgtagacgcctcatggCGTGCTGGAACATAATCCCGcgtcgccgccatcttggttgggtctcctcactgtaggctagcaccagagtcaatcaGAATCAATGGAGAACGAGCAACTATGAccatattttgtgcagtttattgTTGGAATAACCGGCGCAGTGTTGTTACCAGATCGCgggggattacctttcacaagtaagatttatttatttttttattttttattttttaataatttttgtAACAGCGCCCTGGATCTTAACTAAATCTTTGCCGTCTGTAACTGAGTGAAAATCCGGTATAAATtcgggaggttatgattattgtagttgtggatgcaccttcctcagtagaaataaatgcgGGGGGCATTGGAGAtccatccaagatggctgctgcaCTGACACGTTAGCTCTAAGAGGCGTCTAGGTATATTATGTCCATGCAGTGTCCTGCGTGGGTGGTGTGATGCATGGGCGGGGTCATGTATGGGCGGGGTCACGTGTGGACGGGGTCTTGTGTGGGCGGGGCCATGTGTGGGCGGGGTCTTGTGTGGGCGGGGTCTTGTGTGCGCGGGGTCTTGTGTG is a window from the Acanthopagrus latus isolate v.2019 chromosome 5, fAcaLat1.1, whole genome shotgun sequence genome containing:
- the cfap77 gene encoding cilia- and flagella-associated protein 77 codes for the protein MSSPRVGVIRNSMLTNPLLIKAPLGQTRSRGLLGPGPDFTFGTSSSLSDGGVAEVLSSWSVQSRRGDSAQSVPPDFVSLNRDAVRSGLVTSKELSQYRAQRGRAKSQMPAPRRQEGGASRRPAVPDITFGVTTRPGSPLADLLSHQYAHHWIDEQLSRNRTSNHSQLQRVKPGCIPDTRTSLLRRSRPLPVTHTPFRLPQFSQVPPALDTFRSPEARLRAFRAHQSDLVSRRGAQVLGAASLD